The following coding sequences are from one Tepidamorphus gemmatus window:
- a CDS encoding DUF2924 domain-containing protein, whose product MTTPILKQIAALHDLDHGELKALWREYYGSEPPGYRRGFLIKALAYRIQELTYGGLSKEAREELDARIKGEAPRGKSRHSLPKDRPVAGTRLIREWQGVEHHVTVLTDGYEYQGRKYRSLSAIARAIAGTRWNGPLFFGLRRPGSLT is encoded by the coding sequence ATGACGACCCCCATCCTCAAGCAGATCGCTGCGCTCCACGATCTCGACCATGGCGAGCTCAAGGCGCTCTGGCGCGAGTACTACGGCAGCGAGCCGCCCGGCTACCGGCGCGGCTTCCTGATCAAGGCGCTCGCCTATCGCATCCAGGAACTCACCTACGGCGGATTGTCGAAGGAGGCGCGCGAGGAACTCGACGCCCGCATCAAGGGCGAGGCACCCAGGGGCAAGTCGCGCCATAGCCTGCCCAAGGACCGCCCCGTCGCCGGCACGCGGCTGATCCGCGAATGGCAGGGCGTCGAGCACCACGTCACCGTGCTCACCGACGGCTACGAATACCAGGGCCGCAAATACAGGTCGCTCTCGGCCATCGCCCGCGCGATCGCCGGCACCCGCTGGAACGGGCCGCTGTTCTTCGGCCTGCGCCGACCCGGGAGCCTGACATGA
- a CDS encoding recombinase family protein, producing the protein MSKVPVRKVRCAIYTRKSSEEGLEQEFNSLQAQREACEAYIASQRHEGWVLVSYRYDDGGVSGGTLERPALKRLIADVEAGRIDVVVVYKVDRLTRSLMDFAKLVDAFERNDVSFVSITQQFNTTTSMGRLTLNILLSFAQFEREVIGERIRDKFAASRRKGLWMGGHPPLGYDVKHRKLVINEAEAELVRHIFRRFVILRSATALVKELNAEGRRTKSWVTAEGRTREGRPFHKGTLYRLLNNRVYLGEAVHKGTPHPGEHGAIVPRELWDKVHAILAEHWRRRAARSRAATPAPLKGLIRCALHGCAMTPTHTRKRGKQYRYYACVHAAKTSSDACPLGYVPAGEIESAVIAQVRALLRTPEMVARTLRAVRAAAGETAPSREETIAALREIDKVWEELFPAEQARILHLLIERLAVGTEGVDLRLRAEGLHSVVAELRDVGPPLHQEVHPQHAEAVA; encoded by the coding sequence ATGAGCAAGGTCCCCGTCCGCAAGGTCCGCTGCGCCATCTACACGCGCAAATCGAGCGAGGAAGGCCTCGAGCAGGAGTTCAACAGCCTGCAGGCCCAACGGGAAGCCTGCGAGGCCTATATCGCAAGCCAACGTCACGAGGGCTGGGTGCTCGTTTCCTACCGCTACGATGACGGCGGCGTCTCCGGCGGCACGCTCGAACGCCCCGCCCTCAAGCGCCTCATCGCCGACGTCGAGGCCGGCCGCATCGACGTCGTGGTCGTCTACAAGGTCGATCGCCTCACGCGCTCGCTCATGGACTTCGCCAAGCTCGTCGACGCCTTCGAGCGCAACGACGTCTCGTTCGTCTCCATCACGCAGCAGTTCAACACCACGACCTCGATGGGGCGGCTCACCCTCAACATCCTGCTCTCCTTCGCCCAGTTCGAGCGTGAGGTGATTGGCGAACGCATTCGCGACAAGTTTGCCGCCTCGCGCAGGAAGGGCCTGTGGATGGGCGGCCATCCGCCGCTCGGCTATGACGTCAAGCACCGCAAGCTCGTCATCAACGAGGCCGAGGCCGAGCTCGTGCGGCACATCTTCCGGCGCTTCGTCATTCTGCGTTCCGCTACCGCCCTCGTGAAGGAGCTCAATGCCGAGGGTCGCCGCACCAAGTCCTGGGTCACGGCTGAAGGCCGCACGCGCGAAGGCCGGCCCTTCCACAAGGGCACGCTCTACCGGCTCCTCAACAACCGGGTCTATCTCGGCGAGGCCGTCCACAAGGGCACCCCGCATCCCGGCGAGCACGGGGCGATCGTGCCGCGGGAGCTCTGGGACAAGGTGCATGCGATCCTCGCCGAGCACTGGCGCCGGCGCGCGGCCCGCAGCCGTGCCGCCACGCCCGCGCCGCTCAAGGGTCTCATCCGCTGCGCCCTGCACGGCTGCGCGATGACGCCGACCCACACGCGCAAGCGGGGCAAGCAGTACCGCTATTATGCCTGCGTGCATGCCGCCAAGACGAGCAGCGATGCCTGTCCCCTCGGTTACGTCCCCGCCGGCGAGATCGAGAGTGCGGTGATCGCGCAGGTTCGCGCGCTCTTGCGCACGCCGGAAATGGTCGCGCGCACGCTGCGCGCCGTCCGCGCCGCGGCAGGCGAGACGGCGCCGAGCCGCGAGGAGACCATCGCAGCGCTGCGCGAGATCGACAAGGTCTGGGAGGAACTCTTCCCCGCGGAGCAGGCGCGCATCCTGCACCTCCTCATCGAGCGGCTCGCAGTGGGAACCGAAGGCGTCGATCTGAGGCTCCGCGCCGAAGGCCTCCACAGCGTCGTCGCCGAGCTGCGCGACGTCGGGCCTCCCCTGCACCAGGAGGTGCACCCGCAACACGCAGAGGCGGTCGCATGA
- the cmr4 gene encoding type III-B CRISPR module RAMP protein Cmr4, with the protein MAESFKPYIVTAQAVDPIHVGTGGARLGRVDLSIVRDPVTRVPKIPGSSLAGVSRASAAMAKGKYPTCAGQGQPGRDGNKGHCGQPDCPICMVFGFARGEGGGFAGLAAFSDAQVFLFPVATREGPLWITSPEALRFIGVDLGNGCDETALYRENDGAQLNLGWLLLPVKTLDRWDKVRNALTAGNVPRFVEGKVGVVSDKLFTHIVNSNLEVRTSVSIDPETGAAEEGALFTYEALPRATILAWNVTCRNPAHFKVKESKESSVSAVDSCEKVMDVVCAAHPYLEHLGIGGMGTRGMGRLRVLHVQERSSREGETGAVPAARVNAGVANA; encoded by the coding sequence ATGGCGGAAAGCTTCAAGCCGTATATCGTGACTGCTCAAGCCGTCGACCCGATCCATGTGGGCACGGGCGGCGCCCGGCTCGGACGGGTGGACCTCTCGATCGTGCGGGATCCGGTGACGCGGGTGCCGAAGATCCCCGGATCAAGTCTTGCGGGAGTCTCTCGCGCTTCCGCGGCGATGGCGAAGGGCAAATATCCGACCTGTGCGGGTCAGGGCCAGCCCGGCAGGGACGGCAACAAGGGGCACTGCGGCCAGCCGGACTGCCCCATCTGCATGGTCTTCGGCTTCGCACGCGGAGAGGGCGGTGGCTTTGCCGGGCTTGCGGCTTTCAGCGACGCGCAGGTGTTTCTCTTTCCCGTCGCCACGCGCGAAGGGCCATTGTGGATCACGTCTCCTGAGGCGTTGCGGTTCATCGGCGTCGATCTCGGCAATGGTTGTGATGAAACCGCGTTGTATCGCGAGAACGACGGTGCTCAGCTCAATCTCGGCTGGCTTCTGCTGCCGGTGAAGACGCTTGATCGATGGGACAAAGTCCGCAACGCGTTGACCGCCGGGAATGTTCCTCGCTTTGTAGAGGGAAAAGTCGGCGTCGTGTCCGACAAGCTGTTCACCCACATCGTCAACAGCAATCTCGAAGTTCGTACGTCGGTGTCGATCGATCCGGAAACAGGCGCGGCGGAAGAAGGTGCGCTCTTCACCTACGAAGCGCTGCCGCGGGCCACGATCCTCGCCTGGAACGTGACGTGCCGAAACCCGGCGCACTTCAAGGTCAAAGAATCAAAAGAGTCATCGGTCAGTGCGGTCGATTCTTGTGAGAAGGTGATGGACGTTGTGTGCGCGGCCCATCCATACCTTGAGCATCTCGGGATCGGCGGCATGGGAACGCGCGGCATGGGCCGCCTGCGCGTCCTCCATGTTCAAGAGCGGTCCTCGCGTGAGGGCGAAACAGGCGCTGTTCCGGCAGCGCGTGTGAACGCGGGGGTCGCCAATGCGTAA
- a CDS encoding CRISPR-associated protein Csx11: MTAGPQGSGLLDRLRASRPLLLACEAIGWLHMAGKANAAFLRRHAGQLNEYDYQQWFALENPPFPWSDRIAWIKDDFPLSGKAWPSSLEAFVSQHTGRNPGLLGLLQAGHAMASGIEKQSYPDHTVRYLAQDATHLWLVSPFGHPRRNLLSNPPDVLKDGGWAALVDGIDKLLRELEQLGTSASATWEHSVDDWWKWRESAIGEEGRLRHAFLSTLAETRLPNNDVTLWDQSYVAAALFKSAVAGAVLVNDSFDWNDAEIKQKTRWRVLTIGFGTDHYEARAVRIGDWAGARRDIEHFFEKIRKLIEVDLTVGSLVYRDTNTMAFTFPGLRADATAGSLDNNTADSLRVAIERQIDEYAYAYKFETPPFCRLSGSTRSFIGMIEERRKARNKLAVPIHRAWTIPCADKEARGHVCPVCRVRFNGESSGEQSNVKKQKPCSVCRERRKGRLDEWFKGGTETLWISEVADDNDRVALLTLSLGLEPWLDGTHVDSLRGQSIAEWRRHNPKLESKDNPISADRPDKPHDALVSYVRSKLSSFDKNDPVLRSLQQGYQHESDWPPFFSKIVEDRSGALSWGSLDDDKCARWLVHQLFRKLPSPGRVYRFWRAAEEFFDELESRFRELAAAHPNRWRTRRLLVEAKNGEWQENETYLGHHNNAPFELLYKNGRFLTICNLARVLGEADNGASPVKQTIRLKDEDGKLHDLQISKVTPADGDLGVYHPVIVLDKRPLRFRILVPLEAATHCIEHAIAKWREEFARVFDRLPLSIGVVAFPRLTPFQAVIEATRNLEEVVSNGKCESWRVCSTETRNGTAALVFERQDRGRDLVLVPTLLPDGREDVFYPYMRVEDREVRFPRDFQHPEGQIFRHVCDLRPGAGVRVDPSRLAAVFLDTTARRFERIEARLLSDFQRMRDIWRLLRRVSPSSAALRGAWAELEARKREWRAPEGDWLPGAKEEWRELARAVLAQRLAVMGAALDALVEAAADGALEHALEWHLTWLKEGVEG; this comes from the coding sequence ATGACCGCCGGCCCGCAGGGCTCCGGCTTGCTCGACAGGCTGCGCGCTTCGCGCCCGCTGTTGCTCGCCTGCGAAGCCATCGGCTGGCTGCACATGGCGGGGAAAGCCAATGCCGCGTTCCTTCGCAGACACGCCGGTCAGCTCAACGAATACGACTACCAACAGTGGTTTGCTCTCGAGAATCCGCCGTTTCCGTGGTCCGATCGAATCGCGTGGATCAAGGATGACTTTCCTCTCAGCGGCAAAGCCTGGCCTTCCTCCCTCGAAGCCTTTGTCAGCCAACATACAGGTCGTAACCCGGGTCTCCTCGGTTTGCTGCAGGCCGGCCACGCCATGGCTTCGGGCATCGAAAAGCAGAGTTATCCCGACCATACCGTCCGATATCTCGCCCAAGACGCCACGCACCTGTGGCTCGTCTCCCCGTTCGGTCATCCTCGTCGCAATCTTTTGAGCAATCCGCCGGACGTGCTCAAGGATGGGGGCTGGGCGGCGCTGGTGGACGGCATCGATAAACTGCTCAGGGAGCTCGAGCAGCTCGGCACGAGCGCCAGCGCGACCTGGGAACATTCGGTCGATGATTGGTGGAAGTGGCGCGAAAGCGCCATCGGCGAAGAGGGTCGGCTGCGCCACGCCTTCCTCTCCACGCTTGCGGAGACCCGCCTTCCCAACAACGACGTGACGCTGTGGGATCAGTCATATGTCGCGGCGGCGCTCTTCAAGAGTGCGGTCGCGGGCGCCGTCCTGGTCAACGATTCCTTCGATTGGAACGACGCCGAGATCAAACAGAAGACGCGCTGGCGCGTGCTCACGATCGGCTTCGGCACCGATCATTACGAGGCGCGGGCGGTGCGCATCGGCGACTGGGCCGGCGCCCGGCGCGATATCGAGCATTTCTTCGAGAAGATCCGCAAGTTGATCGAGGTCGATCTGACCGTGGGCTCGCTCGTCTATCGCGACACCAATACCATGGCGTTCACCTTTCCCGGCTTGCGAGCCGATGCGACCGCGGGCAGCCTCGATAATAACACGGCGGACTCACTGCGGGTCGCGATCGAACGTCAGATCGACGAATACGCTTACGCCTACAAGTTCGAAACGCCACCGTTCTGTAGGTTGTCGGGGTCGACCCGCTCCTTCATCGGCATGATCGAAGAGCGGCGGAAGGCGCGAAATAAGCTCGCCGTCCCGATCCACCGGGCGTGGACCATCCCCTGCGCGGACAAGGAAGCGCGCGGGCATGTGTGTCCGGTGTGTCGCGTGCGGTTCAATGGGGAAAGCAGCGGCGAGCAATCCAACGTCAAGAAACAAAAACCCTGCAGTGTGTGCCGCGAGCGCCGCAAGGGACGGCTCGACGAATGGTTCAAGGGCGGCACGGAGACGCTCTGGATTTCGGAGGTTGCCGACGACAACGACCGGGTCGCGCTGCTCACGCTGAGCCTTGGCCTCGAACCATGGCTCGATGGTACTCATGTCGACTCCCTGCGCGGCCAGAGCATTGCCGAATGGAGGCGACACAACCCGAAACTGGAAAGCAAGGATAATCCGATCTCGGCGGATAGACCTGATAAACCGCACGACGCGCTTGTGTCTTACGTTCGCTCTAAGCTGTCATCGTTCGACAAGAACGATCCCGTTCTCCGGAGCCTTCAGCAGGGCTATCAGCATGAGAGCGACTGGCCGCCGTTTTTCAGCAAGATCGTTGAGGACCGCTCCGGGGCCCTTTCGTGGGGCTCACTCGACGATGACAAATGCGCACGCTGGCTCGTCCACCAGCTCTTCCGCAAGCTGCCGTCGCCCGGCCGCGTCTATCGCTTCTGGCGTGCGGCCGAAGAATTCTTCGATGAGCTCGAGAGCCGGTTCAGGGAATTGGCCGCGGCGCATCCCAACCGCTGGCGTACCCGCCGGCTGCTCGTTGAGGCAAAAAACGGAGAATGGCAGGAGAACGAAACCTATCTCGGCCACCACAACAACGCCCCGTTCGAGCTTCTCTATAAGAACGGCCGGTTCCTTACGATCTGCAATCTTGCCCGCGTGCTGGGCGAGGCAGACAACGGCGCCTCGCCGGTGAAGCAGACGATCCGGCTCAAGGACGAAGACGGAAAACTGCACGACCTCCAGATCTCGAAGGTTACGCCTGCTGACGGCGACTTGGGCGTCTACCACCCTGTGATCGTGCTCGACAAACGCCCCCTGCGGTTTCGCATCCTTGTGCCGCTGGAAGCCGCGACCCACTGCATCGAGCACGCAATCGCCAAATGGCGCGAAGAGTTTGCCCGCGTGTTCGATCGCCTGCCCCTTTCGATCGGCGTGGTCGCGTTTCCGCGCCTGACGCCCTTCCAGGCGGTCATCGAGGCGACGCGGAACCTCGAAGAGGTCGTTTCGAACGGCAAGTGCGAGAGCTGGCGCGTCTGCAGCACCGAGACGCGAAACGGTACTGCGGCCCTCGTCTTCGAGCGGCAAGACCGCGGCCGTGATCTCGTCCTTGTCCCGACCTTGCTTCCCGACGGGCGCGAGGATGTCTTCTATCCTTACATGCGCGTCGAGGATCGCGAAGTGAGGTTCCCGCGCGATTTCCAACACCCCGAAGGCCAAATCTTCCGGCACGTGTGCGATCTGCGGCCGGGCGCCGGCGTGCGCGTTGATCCGAGCCGTCTGGCCGCGGTGTTCCTCGACACCACGGCCCGGCGCTTCGAGCGCATCGAAGCGCGGCTGTTATCTGATTTCCAGCGCATGCGCGACATCTGGAGGCTGTTGCGGCGGGTCTCCCCAAGCTCGGCGGCGTTGCGGGGCGCTTGGGCGGAGCTTGAAGCGCGCAAGAGAGAATGGCGTGCGCCGGAGGGCGACTGGCTGCCCGGCGCGAAGGAGGAATGGCGTGAGCTGGCGCGCGCCGTGCTCGCTCAGCGCCTTGCGGTAATGGGCGCGGCACTGGACGCGCTTGTCGAGGCAGCGGCGGACGGCGCGCTCGAACATGCACTCGAATGGCACCTCACGTGGCTCAAGGAGGGGGTGGAGGGCTAA
- a CDS encoding RAMP superfamily CRISPR-associated protein gives MTFDLYADLAALQVCPKSGPLPCGLVSGFVDGCTAFSAWDGKGKNDARNCYTKHAKSADLRLEDALALDPEPQPLLPGWLAIKITFTLTGPWYSKDDRPFHVLDNPLRKDRVFGVPFMAAASWKGLLRWAMRMTMGLIGPEPVKDERKRREAELAVLHLFGNEKGERDLFQRGALAFYPTWFSKIGFEVINPHSRKTRAGTQPIPYEVVPAGTKGTLKLLYSPLPEAEGHAQLDRPAAISQLLDAVWDLLTVYGFSAKRTAGWGAATITKVKVIGRAGEKEGSLEEVKAALPTLLTSGGTP, from the coding sequence ATGACGTTCGACCTTTACGCCGACCTTGCTGCCTTGCAGGTGTGCCCAAAAAGCGGACCTCTTCCGTGCGGGCTCGTATCGGGTTTCGTCGACGGTTGCACCGCCTTCTCGGCATGGGACGGCAAGGGCAAGAACGACGCGCGAAATTGCTACACGAAACACGCGAAGTCCGCCGATCTGCGTCTTGAAGACGCCTTGGCGCTGGACCCCGAGCCGCAGCCCCTCCTGCCGGGTTGGCTTGCAATCAAGATCACGTTCACGCTCACGGGCCCGTGGTATTCGAAGGACGATCGTCCCTTCCACGTGCTCGACAACCCCCTGCGCAAGGATCGCGTCTTCGGCGTGCCGTTCATGGCGGCGGCGAGCTGGAAGGGACTTCTTCGCTGGGCGATGCGCATGACCATGGGTCTGATCGGTCCGGAACCCGTGAAGGACGAGCGGAAGCGTCGGGAGGCGGAATTGGCCGTACTCCACCTCTTCGGCAACGAGAAAGGGGAGCGCGACCTTTTTCAGCGCGGCGCGCTCGCCTTCTATCCCACTTGGTTCTCGAAGATCGGCTTCGAGGTCATCAACCCCCACAGCCGCAAGACGCGAGCGGGAACGCAGCCGATCCCTTACGAAGTCGTGCCGGCCGGAACGAAAGGTACACTCAAACTGCTCTACTCTCCGCTCCCTGAAGCGGAAGGGCATGCGCAGCTCGATCGCCCGGCCGCGATCAGCCAACTGCTCGATGCCGTGTGGGATTTGCTCACGGTCTATGGCTTTTCGGCCAAGCGTACGGCCGGCTGGGGAGCGGCCACGATCACAAAGGTGAAGGTAATCGGCCGCGCAGGCGAGAAAGAAGGGAGCCTGGAGGAGGTGAAGGCCGCGCTTCCGACGCTGCTGACGAGCGGGGGGACGCCATGA
- the cmr1 gene encoding type III-B CRISPR module RAMP protein Cmr1, with protein sequence MALRKRAAIASLIHRAALQSGPVITVRRRWTGDAVSELDRTPHGADAPGAPRTWCLKALTDIWTGDAERKGDRLIPTGLLGSIRWWFEVVVRGLGGSACDPTEHQCPDRQKKLHEAGHHCVVCELFGCTGWARKFRFDVLDGNEQIKTTQIKKDNAFKLRFTPLRRIEQEEWALLDLTLRLIAKYGAIGGKTVYKPSDESARQSQAHHRDYGIVQINGAPTIEKRKLNQLKAYVSRSEWRTLNHGAYAWASLANFWCVPGRYLVRQNGNESTFNRVLGRKEPKNQGQQLRDKAECVDKWLAGKQQESKKVFSFKDPPRTFGFVKPGVIDFVAMRQRLKQTWSDLKDEEFIEGPALLDRLLGEGGGATE encoded by the coding sequence TTGGCACTCCGCAAGCGTGCTGCAATCGCCAGCCTGATTCATCGCGCGGCGCTGCAGTCTGGGCCGGTGATCACGGTGCGACGACGATGGACGGGGGATGCCGTGAGCGAATTGGACCGAACCCCACATGGTGCTGACGCGCCTGGGGCGCCCAGGACCTGGTGCCTGAAGGCTCTCACGGACATCTGGACGGGCGACGCCGAGCGGAAGGGCGACCGCCTCATCCCGACGGGACTGCTGGGCTCGATCCGCTGGTGGTTCGAGGTGGTGGTGCGCGGGCTCGGCGGCAGCGCCTGCGATCCGACCGAGCACCAATGTCCGGATCGCCAGAAGAAGCTGCACGAAGCCGGTCATCACTGCGTGGTGTGCGAGCTCTTCGGATGCACCGGCTGGGCGCGGAAGTTTCGTTTCGATGTGTTGGATGGCAACGAACAGATCAAGACGACCCAGATCAAGAAGGACAACGCTTTCAAGCTGCGTTTCACCCCGCTTCGCCGGATTGAGCAAGAAGAGTGGGCGCTTCTCGACCTCACGCTCCGCCTGATCGCGAAGTACGGCGCCATCGGCGGCAAGACGGTTTACAAGCCGTCGGATGAGTCGGCACGGCAGAGCCAAGCGCATCACAGGGATTATGGGATTGTGCAGATTAACGGGGCGCCGACAATTGAGAAGAGAAAACTCAATCAGCTAAAGGCATACGTGTCCAGGAGCGAATGGCGGACGTTGAACCACGGAGCTTATGCCTGGGCGTCGCTCGCGAACTTCTGGTGCGTCCCTGGCCGCTATCTGGTCCGCCAGAACGGAAATGAGAGCACGTTCAATCGCGTTCTTGGACGCAAAGAGCCGAAGAATCAGGGTCAGCAGCTTCGCGACAAAGCGGAATGTGTCGACAAGTGGCTTGCTGGTAAGCAACAAGAAAGCAAGAAGGTCTTCAGCTTCAAGGATCCGCCGCGCACGTTCGGCTTCGTGAAGCCCGGAGTTATCGATTTCGTGGCGATGCGCCAGAGGTTGAAGCAGACCTGGTCGGATCTTAAAGACGAAGAGTTCATCGAAGGTCCGGCGCTGCTCGATCGCTTGCTCGGCGAGGGGGGTGGAGCGACCGAATGA
- the msrA gene encoding peptide-methionine (S)-S-oxide reductase MsrA produces the protein MFLFRKPAAMPDPAETLPGRPEPIPTAETHFVSGRPLKGPYPPGMRLADFGLGCFWGAEKAFWKLPGIWVTAVGYAAGTTPNPTYREVCSGMTGHNEVVRVVYDPAAIAYESLLKVFWESHDPTQGMRQGNDVGTQYRSGIYVHDADQKAAAEASREAYGAVLARYGYPPITTEILEAGPFYFAEDYHQQYLAKNPAGYCGLGGTGVACPVGTGVAAG, from the coding sequence ATGTTCCTGTTCCGCAAACCCGCCGCCATGCCCGATCCGGCCGAGACGCTGCCGGGCCGGCCTGAACCGATCCCGACCGCTGAGACCCACTTCGTCAGCGGCCGGCCGCTCAAGGGTCCGTATCCGCCGGGCATGCGCCTCGCCGATTTCGGCCTCGGCTGCTTCTGGGGCGCCGAGAAAGCGTTCTGGAAGCTGCCCGGCATATGGGTGACGGCGGTCGGCTATGCGGCGGGCACGACACCGAACCCGACCTACCGGGAGGTTTGCAGCGGCATGACCGGCCACAACGAGGTCGTGCGCGTCGTCTACGATCCCGCGGCCATCGCCTACGAAAGTCTGTTGAAGGTCTTCTGGGAAAGCCACGACCCGACCCAGGGCATGCGCCAGGGCAACGACGTCGGCACCCAGTACCGCTCCGGCATCTACGTTCACGATGCCGACCAGAAGGCCGCCGCCGAAGCCTCGCGGGAAGCCTATGGCGCTGTCCTCGCACGCTACGGCTATCCGCCGATCACGACCGAGATCCTGGAGGCCGGACCGTTCTATTTCGCCGAGGACTACCACCAGCAATATCTGGCCAAGAACCCGGCCGGCTATTGCGGGCTGGGCGGCACCGGCGTCGCCTGCCCGGTCGGCACCGGCGTCGCAGCCGGCTGA
- the mepA gene encoding penicillin-insensitive murein endopeptidase, translating into MLIASAGLCGAPAPAAAQTPARDLFGKATTPAPLAARAIGSYAKGCLAGAVPLAVDGPTWQVMRLSRNRNWGHPDLIRLLERLSADARADGWNGLLVGDLAQPRGGPMTSGHSSHQIGLDADIWLTPMPDRRLSRTEREEMPAISMLKPGSRHVDPAVFTPAHAGVIRRAAKYPETARIFVHPGIKKALCETAGSDRAWLHKVRPWWGHHYHFHIRIACPAGSVGCSDQDPPPAGDGCGSELDWWLSDEPWVPRPGAPPPAPARPLTMADLPGECRVVLEAGAMPAAAGAVPLPRPRP; encoded by the coding sequence GTGCTGATCGCATCGGCTGGACTGTGCGGCGCGCCCGCGCCCGCCGCGGCGCAGACGCCCGCCCGCGATCTGTTCGGCAAGGCGACGACGCCTGCGCCGCTTGCGGCGCGGGCGATCGGCTCCTACGCGAAGGGATGTCTCGCCGGGGCGGTGCCACTCGCGGTGGACGGGCCGACGTGGCAGGTCATGCGTCTGTCGCGCAACCGCAACTGGGGCCACCCCGACCTCATCCGGCTGCTCGAGCGGCTGTCGGCCGACGCCCGGGCGGACGGGTGGAACGGCCTCCTCGTCGGCGATCTGGCCCAACCGCGCGGCGGGCCGATGACCTCGGGTCATTCCAGCCATCAGATCGGGCTCGACGCCGACATCTGGCTGACGCCGATGCCGGACCGGAGGCTGAGCCGCACCGAGCGCGAGGAGATGCCGGCCATCTCGATGCTGAAGCCGGGCTCCCGCCATGTCGACCCGGCCGTGTTCACGCCGGCCCATGCCGGCGTCATCCGGCGGGCGGCAAAGTACCCCGAGACGGCGCGGATCTTCGTCCATCCCGGCATCAAGAAGGCCCTCTGCGAGACCGCCGGCAGCGACCGGGCCTGGCTGCACAAGGTGCGTCCCTGGTGGGGTCATCACTACCATTTCCACATTCGCATCGCCTGTCCGGCGGGCAGCGTCGGCTGTTCGGACCAAGATCCGCCGCCGGCCGGAGACGGTTGCGGCAGCGAACTGGACTGGTGGCTGTCGGACGAGCCATGGGTGCCGAGGCCCGGCGCGCCGCCGCCGGCGCCGGCCAGGCCACTGACGATGGCCGACCTGCCCGGCGAATGCCGGGTGGTGCTGGAGGCGGGCGCGATGCCGGCCGCTGCGGGCGCGGTTCCCCTGCCGCGGCCGCGGCCATGA
- a CDS encoding cation diffusion facilitator family transporter: MGADHHHGQHDHGSGSSRRRLGIAALLTAGFMVAEAIGGIVTGSLALLADAAHMMTDTVSLGFAWWAFRIAANPPTAERTFGNRRFPVLIAFANAIAIMMLAAFILLEAAQRFAEPVEILAGPMLVVAVTGLLVNIAAFLVLATGERGNLNVRGALLHVAGDLLGSLAAILAAIVILASGWTPIDPLLSVLVALLIIAAAVRLARDSGHILLEGAPRGLAPQKIRAVIGEDIAGLRAVRHIHVWALDQDRPLVTLDAEIEPGADALGAVAEIKRRLEADLDIHHTTVEIVAPDAAPAAVAACGRQGRPQGQQAANPTRRA, from the coding sequence ATGGGCGCTGACCATCACCACGGCCAGCATGACCATGGTTCCGGCAGCAGTCGGCGTCGGCTCGGGATCGCCGCGCTGCTGACTGCGGGATTCATGGTGGCCGAGGCCATCGGTGGCATCGTCACCGGCTCGCTGGCGCTGCTCGCCGACGCCGCCCACATGATGACCGATACCGTCTCGCTCGGCTTCGCCTGGTGGGCGTTCCGCATCGCCGCCAATCCGCCGACCGCCGAGCGTACGTTCGGCAATCGCCGGTTTCCGGTCCTGATTGCCTTCGCCAATGCGATCGCGATCATGATGCTCGCCGCCTTCATCCTGCTCGAGGCGGCACAGCGCTTCGCCGAACCGGTCGAGATCCTGGCCGGGCCGATGCTTGTCGTCGCGGTGACGGGGCTTCTGGTCAACATCGCGGCGTTCCTCGTCCTGGCAACCGGCGAGCGCGGCAATCTGAACGTGCGCGGCGCGCTTCTGCATGTCGCAGGCGACCTGCTCGGGTCGCTTGCGGCGATCTTGGCCGCAATCGTCATCCTTGCGAGCGGCTGGACGCCGATCGACCCGTTGCTGTCGGTACTCGTCGCGCTGCTGATCATCGCTGCGGCGGTCCGTCTTGCGCGGGATTCGGGGCACATCCTGCTGGAGGGCGCGCCGCGCGGCCTCGCGCCGCAGAAGATCCGGGCGGTGATCGGAGAGGACATCGCCGGTCTGAGGGCCGTCCGCCACATCCATGTCTGGGCGCTCGATCAGGATCGCCCGCTGGTGACGCTCGATGCGGAGATCGAGCCGGGGGCCGATGCACTGGGCGCGGTTGCGGAGATCAAGCGCCGGCTGGAAGCCGATCTCGACATTCATCATACGACGGTCGAGATCGTCGCGCCCGATGCGGCGCCGGCCGCCGTCGCGGCGTGCGGGCGGCAAGGACGGCCACAGGGTCAACAGGCTGCCAACCCGACCCGGCGAGCATGA